The genomic stretch ACTTCCCCTTTTACCATTTTCTTTAACCGATACCACCCCATGCCTTTTTTTTGGCTAATCTTTTTATCGTATCTTTACTTATTTTTATCTCCCACTCATTTTCTATTTTTTCTTGAACTATCTTTAAGGTTTTTGGATGAGATTTTATCCATTCTTTTACTTTTAATTCTTGTTGCTCATTTAAAGTTGATTTTCTTCCTCTTCCCTTCAAGCTATATAATCCATTTAAACCATTTTTTTCCCAATTATTAAGCCAATTATAAATTGTATTTCTACTAATATTTAATATTAACATTATTTGAGTAATTTTATAACCTTGATAACTTAACAAAATCGATTTTGCTCGATGTCTAACTTGATAGTATTTACTTTTTTGTTCAATAGTCTTTAATAACTGTTGTGTTTCTGGAGCTAATCTGGTAACAAATCGCATTTTTTATCCTTGATTTACTTATTTTTCATATTTTTAGCAGATTTTAAGCTACATTAATTATTTTTAAATATAAATAAAACTTTTGTATATTACTTTTTGATTTTATTAAATTTATTTTAATGTTATAATTATACAATTAATTCTGCCCACTTAC from Geminocystis sp. NIES-3709 encodes the following:
- a CDS encoding helix-turn-helix domain-containing protein — translated: MRFVTRLAPETQQLLKTIEQKSKYYQVRHRAKSILLSYQGYKITQIMLILNISRNTIYNWLNNWEKNGLNGLYSLKGRGRKSTLNEQQELKVKEWIKSHPKTLKIVQEKIENEWEIKISKDTIKRLAKKKAWGGIG